A region from the Silene latifolia isolate original U9 population chromosome 7, ASM4854445v1, whole genome shotgun sequence genome encodes:
- the LOC141589780 gene encoding uncharacterized protein LOC141589780: MVGFFGILADESADIADKEQMTLCLRYVDYKTGEVKERFLGIVHVGDTTSLTLKAAIEKLLGANSLTLSSVRGQGYDGASNMRGSINGLKTLIMKESPYAYYVHYFAHQLQLTLVAVTKKNVDCSVLFDSLATLLNVIASSCKRKDILREKQAGNILKALQKGELVSRSGLNQEKGLSRPRDTHWGSHFKTILSVFDLFPSILDVLDAIGQFCDGSKLVKVESLAYTMRTFDYVFIGQLMITIFGITNTLSKALQKKDQDIVNAIALVDVTTKNLKKIREDGWIAHMEKVTSFCQKYEISVAIMSDMYVVPRRYRRGKKQVDNLHHFRINVFLSLIDQIVQEIDDRFDERSKDMLIFMSCFHPRDQFSAFDIGKLVRLARFYPCEFSSTDLQHLEYQHGNFVEDVRSDDRFWNLESLNDLSMKLVETRKYLVHIKVYLLLKLVLVLPVATATV; the protein is encoded by the coding sequence ATGGTGGGTTTTTTTGGTATACTTGCCGATGAGTCAGCCGATATAGCTGATAAAGAACAAATGACTCTTTGTTTGCGGTATGTTGATTATAAAACAGGAGAGGTGAAAGAAAGATTTTTGGGTATTGTGCATGTGGGTGACACTACTTCCTTAACACTTAAAGCTGCGATAGAAAAGTTGCTTGGAGCAAATTCTCTTACTCTTTCTAGTGTTAGAGGTCAAGGCTATGATGGTGCTAGTAATATGAGAGGTTCAATTAATGGTCTTAAAACCTTAATCATGAAGGAGTCTCCTTATGCTTATTATGTTCATTATTTTGCTCACCAACTTCAACTTACACTTGTTGCAGTGACTAAGAAAAATGTTGATTGTAGTGTCCTTTTTGATTCCCTTGCCACTTTACTTAATGTAATTGCAAGTTCTTGTAAACGTAAAGATATTCTCCGAGAAAAACAAGCTGGAAATATTCTAAAAGCAttacaaaagggtgaacttgtaTCTAGAAGTGGCTTAAATCAAGAGAAAGGTTTAAGTAGGCCACGTGATACTCATTGGGGATCTCACTTTAAAACCATTTTGAGTGTGTTTGATTTATTTCCTAGCATTCTTGATGTTCTTGATGCCATTGGTCAATTTTGTGATGGAAGTAAGCTAGTAAAGGTGGAGAGTCTTGCATATACTATGCGAACATTTGATTATGTATTTATTGGGCAATTGATGATTACTATTTTTGGGATTACTAATACATTGAGCAAAGCTTTACAAAAGAAAGATCAAGATATTGTGAATGCTATAGCTCTTGTTGATGTGACAACAAAGAATTTAAAGAAGATTAGAGAAGATGGGTGGATTGCTCACATGGAAAAGGTGACATCATTTTGTCAAAAATATGAAATCAGTGTTGCTATCATGAGTGATATGTATGTGGTTCCGAGGAGATACAGGCGCGGAAAGAAACAAGTGGATAATCTACATCATTTTCGAATCAACGTGTTTTTGAGTTTGATTGATCAGATTGTGCAAGAAATTGATGATAGATTTGATGAGAGAAGCAAAGATATGCTTATTTTTATGTCATGCTTCCATCCTAGAGATCAGTTTTCTGCATTTGATATTGGTAAATTGGTTCGACTTGCTCGCTTCTATCCTTGTGAATTTTCAAGTACCGATTTACAACATTTAGAATATCAACATGGAAATTTTGTTGAAGATGTTCGAAGTGATGACAGATTTTGGAATTTAGAGAGTCTAAACGATCTTTCCATGAAGCTTGTTGAGACGAGAAAATATTTGGTCCACATAAAGGTCTACTTGCTTCTCAAGCTTGTATTGGTTCTTCCTGTGGCGACAGCAACTGTGTAA